One Falsibacillus pallidus DNA segment encodes these proteins:
- a CDS encoding sugar ABC transporter substrate-binding protein: MRKMWKALSLLLVVMLAAVVFAGCNNSGGKVSVGIVLPTKDEPRWVQDEKRFKDALKGTKYSTEILFSQGSSAKEKENVQTLINKGIKVLIICPQDGAAAASAVEAAKKEGITVISYDRLITNTDAVDYYVTFDSVAVGAAQAQYLVDHAKGSGEPLYLYAGAASDNNAFLFFQGAWQVLQPKIADGTFKIANSSEAVALQDKADLSRDELSKIIGQVTTNWDPNEAKNKAQTHLTAAGADMKGDVAILAPNDGTARSIADVFGSDSAVTSFVVTGQDAEKASIQYIIDGKQSMTVFKDVRTLVKDAMGMAINILDDKKPETTGSYNNGKVDVKAKQTDVIVVDKDNVKKELIDSGYYKADDFTGIQ, translated from the coding sequence ATGAGAAAGATGTGGAAAGCGTTATCGCTTTTGCTTGTTGTGATGCTGGCTGCGGTTGTATTTGCAGGGTGCAATAACAGCGGAGGCAAAGTCAGTGTGGGGATTGTATTGCCGACGAAGGATGAGCCTCGCTGGGTTCAGGATGAGAAGCGATTCAAGGATGCGTTGAAAGGCACGAAGTATTCAACGGAAATCCTGTTCAGCCAAGGTTCTTCAGCTAAAGAAAAAGAAAACGTTCAAACGTTGATCAATAAAGGAATCAAAGTATTGATCATCTGCCCTCAAGATGGTGCAGCAGCAGCTTCTGCAGTCGAAGCAGCGAAGAAAGAAGGCATCACGGTTATCTCTTACGACCGTTTGATCACGAATACAGATGCAGTGGACTACTATGTAACATTCGACAGCGTTGCGGTGGGTGCAGCGCAGGCTCAATATTTGGTTGACCATGCGAAAGGTTCAGGCGAGCCGCTTTACCTATATGCGGGTGCAGCGTCTGACAACAACGCATTCTTGTTCTTCCAAGGTGCATGGCAAGTGCTTCAGCCGAAGATTGCTGACGGCACATTCAAAATCGCTAACTCCTCAGAAGCGGTTGCACTTCAGGACAAAGCGGATCTTTCTCGCGATGAGTTGAGCAAAATCATCGGCCAGGTAACAACGAACTGGGATCCAAACGAAGCGAAAAACAAAGCACAGACTCACTTGACTGCTGCTGGCGCTGACATGAAAGGCGACGTAGCGATCCTTGCTCCAAATGATGGAACAGCACGCTCTATCGCTGATGTTTTCGGATCAGACAGTGCAGTAACAAGCTTTGTCGTAACAGGCCAGGATGCTGAAAAAGCTTCTATCCAATACATCATCGACGGCAAGCAGTCCATGACGGTCTTCAAAGACGTTCGTACGCTTGTAAAAGATGCAATGGGTATGGCGATCAATATCCTTGATGACAAAAAACCTGAAACGACTGGTTCTTACAACAATGGTAAAGTGGATGTCAAAGCGAAGCAGACAGACGTCATCGTTGTGGATAAAGACAACGTGAAAAAAGAATTGATCGATTCCGGCTACTATAAAGCAGACGATTTCACAGGAATTCAATAA
- a CDS encoding protein adenylyltransferase SelO has translation MTNHSGWNFQNSYIELQKTFYAKLNPTPVREPKLVVFNEQLAESLGLNPSDLHTPDGAEIFVGNKIPEGAEPIAQAYAGHQFGNLTMLGDGRAILLGEQVTPEGKRFDIQLKGPGRTPYSRGGDGRASLGPMLREYIISEGMHGLGIPTTRSLAVTTTGEPTFRETELPGAVLTRIGSSHLRVGTFQYAAGIDSKEGLKELADYAIQRHYPDAENAENPYLSLLQQVIERQAELIAKWQLAGFIHGVMNTDNMTISGETIDYGPCAFMDTFDPATVFSSIDIQGRYAYGNQPSMGGWNLARLAESLLPLLDEDEEKSLQLAQDAISEFPKQYYANWLAGMRAKLGIFNEEIEDKALIENLLGMMHKHKADYTNTFRALTLGKFEGIELFETEDFAEWKIQWEERLERQDQSKEDSEELMRKTNPSIIPRNHRVEEALKAAVEKGDYTVMEKLVAVLKNPYAYSADQEEYARLPEPPERPYRTYCGT, from the coding sequence ATGACGAATCATTCAGGATGGAACTTTCAAAATAGTTATATTGAATTGCAGAAGACGTTTTATGCTAAATTGAACCCAACTCCTGTACGGGAGCCGAAGCTGGTCGTCTTTAATGAGCAGCTGGCAGAATCATTAGGATTGAATCCAAGCGATCTGCACACCCCGGATGGAGCGGAAATCTTTGTGGGGAACAAGATCCCGGAAGGGGCGGAACCCATCGCACAGGCTTATGCCGGACATCAGTTTGGCAACTTGACGATGCTCGGAGACGGCCGCGCGATCCTGCTTGGAGAGCAGGTCACACCTGAAGGAAAACGGTTTGACATTCAATTGAAAGGCCCAGGACGCACCCCGTATTCCCGCGGCGGTGATGGTCGTGCTTCTCTTGGACCGATGCTGCGCGAATACATCATCAGCGAGGGGATGCATGGTTTGGGCATTCCGACGACGAGAAGTTTGGCTGTCACGACGACAGGAGAACCGACTTTCCGCGAAACAGAGCTGCCTGGCGCCGTTTTGACCCGCATCGGTTCAAGCCATTTGCGTGTCGGAACGTTCCAATATGCCGCAGGAATCGATTCGAAAGAGGGGCTGAAGGAATTGGCTGACTATGCGATCCAGCGCCACTATCCAGATGCGGAAAACGCTGAGAATCCCTATCTTTCCTTGCTTCAGCAAGTCATCGAACGGCAGGCAGAACTGATCGCGAAGTGGCAGCTCGCCGGCTTCATCCATGGGGTCATGAATACCGATAATATGACGATCAGCGGGGAAACCATCGACTACGGACCGTGTGCCTTCATGGACACATTCGATCCCGCCACCGTGTTCAGCTCCATCGATATTCAAGGGCGCTATGCCTACGGAAATCAGCCAAGCATGGGCGGCTGGAACTTGGCAAGACTTGCAGAAAGCCTCCTGCCGCTCCTTGATGAAGACGAGGAAAAATCATTGCAGCTGGCTCAGGATGCCATCTCGGAATTCCCGAAGCAGTACTATGCAAACTGGCTTGCCGGCATGAGGGCTAAACTTGGAATCTTTAATGAGGAAATAGAAGATAAGGCACTCATCGAAAACCTCCTCGGCATGATGCATAAGCATAAAGCGGATTACACCAATACTTTCCGCGCACTGACTCTCGGCAAGTTTGAAGGCATAGAGCTGTTTGAAACAGAAGATTTTGCTGAGTGGAAAATTCAGTGGGAAGAAAGGCTAGAAAGACAGGATCAATCAAAAGAAGATTCCGAAGAGCTCATGAGAAAAACCAATCCATCCATTATCCCGAGGAACCACCGAGTAGAAGAAGCATTGAAAGCTGCCGTGGAAAAAGGGGACTACACTGTAATGGAAAAGTTAGTCGCAGTTTTGAAAAATCCATACGCCTATTCGGCTGATCAGGAGGAGTACGCCCGACTTCCTGAGCCTCCCGAACGTCCATATCGCACATATTGTGGAACATGA
- a CDS encoding retropepsin-like aspartic protease has protein sequence MDHFDAWERFNFTENDVYSNEEKEFASVLKFIIEGSDLSAIERLKPLFKESQTPQIRSCSAELLFNLYFNRGDWPELNQLGLLDDPAIDESSRQIAKACLQVEPVAFSFPPTSVDIPMELSLSGSPTVDVFINGRKKRVWLDTGAGMTVISSSLAVDCGIEVGRGSGIEVGSSTDKSMETDLAFIESIKIDGLSILRQPALVLSDEMLTIANPKTGEQIVIDGILGWDLMLHLCIELDYLRKKVRIEEPVQNADGENNLFFCGYPIVKVMAEDQSTLYFGLDTGANKTYFGSPLLSKVNGLELEKRTIHVGGIGEVKEVEIDSIKQLNLLLKDGQPITFYDVRKVLPDYAAFFKLDGVFGSDIAKDGRIFIDYYNRRIEFN, from the coding sequence TTGGATCATTTTGATGCATGGGAGAGGTTTAATTTCACCGAGAATGATGTTTACTCTAATGAAGAGAAGGAATTTGCATCAGTGCTTAAGTTTATTATTGAAGGAAGCGACCTTTCGGCTATTGAACGTTTAAAGCCTTTGTTTAAGGAATCGCAGACTCCACAGATTCGAAGTTGCTCTGCTGAACTATTGTTTAACCTTTATTTTAATAGAGGTGATTGGCCGGAATTAAATCAGCTCGGTCTGCTGGATGATCCTGCAATCGATGAGAGCAGCCGACAGATAGCAAAAGCCTGCCTTCAGGTGGAGCCTGTCGCCTTTTCTTTTCCGCCGACTTCAGTGGACATCCCGATGGAGCTCTCTTTATCTGGTTCCCCTACTGTTGATGTCTTCATTAATGGGAGGAAGAAACGCGTCTGGCTGGATACAGGGGCCGGAATGACAGTTATTTCTTCTTCCTTGGCTGTGGATTGCGGGATTGAAGTGGGGAGAGGCAGTGGTATCGAGGTTGGCAGCTCCACTGATAAGAGCATGGAAACCGACCTTGCATTTATTGAATCCATTAAGATTGATGGATTGAGCATCCTCCGTCAGCCTGCACTGGTCCTCTCTGACGAAATGCTGACGATAGCAAATCCAAAGACCGGAGAACAGATCGTCATCGATGGGATCCTGGGATGGGATTTGATGCTCCATCTATGCATTGAACTCGACTATTTGCGAAAAAAAGTACGCATTGAGGAGCCTGTGCAAAATGCGGATGGAGAAAACAACCTTTTCTTCTGCGGATACCCTATTGTGAAAGTGATGGCCGAGGATCAATCGACATTGTATTTTGGATTGGACACAGGCGCTAATAAGACATATTTCGGCTCGCCGCTCCTATCAAAAGTAAATGGTCTGGAGTTAGAGAAAAGAACCATCCACGTCGGCGGTATCGGGGAAGTGAAGGAAGTCGAAATAGACAGCATCAAACAGCTGAATCTCCTACTGAAAGACGGGCAGCCAATTACTTTCTATGACGTCAGGAAGGTCCTCCCAGACTATGCTGCATTCTTCAAGCTTGACGGTGTCTTCGGCAGCGACATCGCTAAAGACGGCCGTATTTTCATAGACTATTATAATAGAAGAATCGAATTTAATTAG
- a CDS encoding DinB family protein, with protein sequence MKFDFHEAIEILERTPGTLETLLSGLSPDWVACNEGEGTWNASEVIDHLIEGEKTNWIPRLEFLLLEGESKPFPPFDRFSHLNDAEEKSIEYKLHEFGIIRKESLAKLRSIFESGLDLEKTGTHPAFGQVKARELISTWVVHDLTHISQIVRVMAERYRADVGPWVEYLGVLKK encoded by the coding sequence ATGAAATTCGATTTTCATGAAGCGATCGAGATATTGGAACGGACACCGGGCACCCTTGAAACTTTACTGTCAGGGTTATCGCCGGATTGGGTGGCATGCAATGAAGGTGAAGGAACGTGGAATGCATCGGAAGTGATTGACCACTTGATTGAAGGCGAAAAGACCAATTGGATTCCACGACTGGAATTTCTCCTTCTGGAAGGTGAAAGCAAGCCCTTCCCTCCTTTCGATCGGTTTTCTCATTTAAATGATGCAGAGGAAAAATCCATTGAATATAAATTGCATGAGTTTGGAATTATTCGCAAAGAAAGCTTAGCAAAGTTAAGAAGCATCTTTGAAAGCGGCCTGGATTTAGAGAAAACGGGCACCCACCCTGCTTTTGGCCAAGTCAAAGCTAGAGAGCTGATTTCCACCTGGGTGGTCCATGATTTGACTCATATATCTCAAATCGTGCGGGTGATGGCCGAGCGCTACCGTGCAGATGTCGGGCCGTGGGTTGAATATCTAGGGGTTTTGAAGAAGTAG